GATCTTCTCGTTGTCGGTTTCGATCCGCATCCCTTCGGAGATCTTCGTGGAGCACGAAGGCTGCAGTCCGCGGAGGCCTTCGACTTCCACCACGCAGACGTAGCATGAGGTAAAAGGTTCGAGGCGTGGGTCGTTGCAAAGGGTGGGTATCTCTATATTGTTGCGCTTGGCCAGTTCCAGGATGGTCTCACCCCGGTAACCGTCGACGATATTACCGTTCAGGATTATATTAACTTTCTCGCTCATTGTAGTTTCTTTAGTTTATCCAGGTCAGGAAAGTTTAATCGCTTCGAATTTACATTTGGTATAACACATGCCGCACTTGATACAATCGGCCTCGCGGATGAAGTGGATCTGTTTCCGTTCGCCGTCAATACAATTAACGGGGCAGTTCTTGGCACAGACAGTGCAGCCTGTGCATTTGTCGGCGATGACTTCATAAGTCAGCAATGCCTTGCAGACTTTAGCCGGGCATTTTTTATCGCGGATATGAGCCTCATATTCATCGCGGAAATAGCGGATCGTTGTCAGGACCGGGTTTGGCGCCGTCTGGCCGAGGCCGCACAGGGAATTATCCTTGATCTCATAAGCAAGATCCTCTAATCTTTCTATATCACCATCCTGCCCTTTGCCCTCCGCTATATGCTCTAAGATCTCAAGCATGCGCTTGGTACCCATCCGGCAGAAGGTGCATTTGCCGCAGGATTCCTTCTGGGTGAAATCGAGGAAGAATTTAGCCACATCGACCATGCAGGTATCCTCGTCCATGACCACCATCCCGCCGGAGCCCATGATGGCGCCCGTTGCATTGACCGAGTCGTAATCGACGATAGTTTCGGCCATATATTCCGGGATACAACCGCCGGAAGGACCGCCCATCTGCACCGCTTTGAATTTGCGGTCGTTCTGAATGCCTCCGCCCAGCTTGAAGATAATATCATGGATGGTGATGCCCATGGGCACTTC
Above is a window of Bacteroidales bacterium DNA encoding:
- a CDS encoding SLBB domain-containing protein, producing the protein MIQTILSSGIRGRGGGGFPTGLKWKFANDSKSSEKYIICNADEGDPGAFMDRSVLEGDPHSVIEGMIIAAYAIEGTGGIIYCRAEYPLAIKRLNIALDQARTKGYLGKNILGIDGFSFDVYIKEGAGAFVCGEETALIASVEGERGMPRKRPPFPAASGLWRRPTNINNVETFANIPWIILNGAGEYAKYGTEKSKGTKVFALAGKIKRSGLVEVPMGITIHDIIFKLGGGIQNDRKFKAVQMGGPSGGCIPEYMAETIVDYDSVNATGAIMGSGGMVVMDEDTCMVDVAKFFLDFTQKESCGKCTFCRMGTKRMLEILEHIAEGKGQDGDIERLEDLAYEIKDNSLCGLGQTAPNPVLTTIRYFRDEYEAHIRDKKCPAKVCKALLTYEVIADKCTGCTVCAKNCPVNCIDGERKQIHFIREADCIKCGMCYTKCKFEAIKLS